A section of the Rhizobium sp. Pop5 genome encodes:
- a CDS encoding cobalamin biosynthesis protein: protein MNDISFDRARCHVLGLGCERGTPAAEVLALAIEALDAAGIAGAELAAVASIESRREEAAILAVAAHFSVPAVFFDAPRLEEETPRLKNPSEIVFISVGCHGVAESAALAALGADAELVLGKIKSAHATAAIAGIGLQKT, encoded by the coding sequence ATGAACGACATTTCCTTCGATAGGGCGAGATGCCATGTGCTCGGGCTAGGCTGCGAGCGCGGGACGCCGGCCGCCGAGGTGCTGGCGCTTGCGATCGAGGCGCTCGATGCGGCCGGCATCGCCGGGGCCGAGCTTGCCGCCGTTGCTTCGATCGAGAGCCGCAGGGAGGAGGCGGCAATCCTTGCCGTTGCGGCACATTTTTCCGTGCCTGCCGTCTTCTTCGATGCGCCGAGGCTGGAAGAGGAAACGCCGCGGCTCAAAAATCCCTCGGAGATCGTCTTTATCAGCGTCGGCTGCCATGGAGTGGCCGAATCGGCGGCCCTTGCCGCACTTGGCGCGGATGCGGAGCTGGTGCTCGGCAAGATCAAATCCGCGCATGCGACGGCGGCGATTGCCGGGATCGGGTTGCAGAAAACCTGA